In one Spirosoma rigui genomic region, the following are encoded:
- a CDS encoding sensor histidine kinase gives MIRIRDTYLRWIGPIGLFLFGNVFFRLSFWLSSPPRALIDSAVVGLGAGIAFWQLNRWLIERVQDRFPGLERTRQRLGLLLLLSLVVVNGAVFSRFGLHILLGSRQYWWLGFVDYVTSLGIQLFYHVVYFTIYEGRYILRQWQQTYQEKEEITKLQWQTRFNSLKSQVNPHFLFNSLNALSALIEESPGRASQFVDELSSMYRYLLQANDQEVIELGTELKFIESYTYLLRTRHGGGINVLLDVPDTFLNRALPPLTLQLLVENAVKHNMVLVDSPLLIQISTTEAGQLKVSNNLQRRNGRVDSNGVGLSNIVARYRMLTQADVIVRDQDGQFTVLLPLLQQRA, from the coding sequence ATGATACGCATTCGTGACACTTACCTGCGATGGATTGGTCCGATCGGGCTGTTTCTGTTCGGTAATGTGTTTTTCCGGCTCTCATTCTGGCTATCGTCGCCCCCGCGTGCGCTCATTGATTCGGCGGTGGTGGGTCTGGGCGCGGGCATTGCTTTCTGGCAACTCAACCGCTGGCTTATTGAACGGGTACAGGACCGGTTTCCGGGGTTGGAACGAACCAGACAGCGGCTCGGGCTACTGCTTCTGCTCAGTCTGGTGGTCGTAAACGGGGCCGTTTTCTCCCGCTTTGGTCTGCACATCCTGCTTGGCTCCCGGCAATACTGGTGGCTCGGCTTCGTCGATTATGTGACGTCGCTGGGTATTCAACTGTTCTACCACGTAGTGTACTTCACCATTTACGAAGGTCGGTACATCCTGCGTCAGTGGCAGCAGACGTATCAAGAAAAGGAGGAAATCACCAAACTCCAGTGGCAGACCCGTTTCAACTCGCTGAAGAGCCAGGTAAACCCGCATTTTCTGTTCAACTCCCTGAATGCGCTGTCGGCCCTGATCGAAGAATCGCCGGGGCGGGCCAGCCAGTTTGTCGATGAACTATCGAGCATGTACCGGTACCTGCTACAGGCCAACGACCAGGAGGTGATCGAGCTGGGTACCGAACTGAAATTCATTGAATCTTACACGTATCTGCTCCGTACCCGGCACGGGGGCGGGATCAACGTGCTGCTCGACGTTCCTGATACGTTCCTGAACCGTGCCCTGCCCCCGCTGACCCTGCAACTGCTGGTTGAAAACGCCGTGAAGCATAACATGGTGCTGGTCGACAGTCCGCTGCTGATCCAGATCAGCACCACCGAGGCCGGGCAGTTAAAAGTAAGCAACAACCTCCAGCGCAGAAACGGACGGGTCGATAGTAACGGCGTCGGGCTGTCGAACATCGTGGCCCGGTACCGCATGCTAACCCAGGCCGACGTAATCGTCAGGGACCAGGACGGGCAGTTCACCGTATTGCTACCGTTGCTCCAGCAGCGTGCCTGA
- a CDS encoding hybrid sensor histidine kinase/response regulator, whose protein sequence is MSVRFFCLFLAGFLLIQRAEAQRQNVRFTYLTTRQGLSQNNVTCILQDRQGFMWFGTQDGLNRYDGYTFTLYRYNPKDSTSLSHSYIRTLFEDRQGRLWVGTDDGGLSLFDANTETFTHYRHLPGQANSLSHNKVMAIAQDAHGSLWVGTAGGGLDRFDPRQKTFTHVSYRPGNPASLSSNLVSTLCIDRSGVIWVGTSDAGLNRYDPKTNTVRSYQHRPADARSLSHNHVNTCYVDARGQLWVGTEGGGLDRFDPATETFTHYRKSGGQTSPLTNDDVIALAEDKHHNLWVGTRNGGITVLRIDDTVTQYTHQEADSRGLNNSSIYSIYQDRTGTMWVGTYSGGVNKLDSAPQKFKLYQHTRTNINKLTNNNILAVREDRAGNLWLGTDGGGLNVLKQGESVFSAYQHEPGSATGIGSNYVLTVYEDRQGRIWTGSYKGGLSLFDPARDRFNRIAPFNMVSISVVLQARNGVIWLGTFEEGLIRYDPVTGALTRYRPNPGQAGALNNLIILALHEDRSGNVWIGTEGGGINVFHPDRNTFTAYLHDGKNPRSLSNNIVNAFCETADGRLWIGTNGGLNRYDPRTNSFATYRQQDGLPNEVIQGILEDNHGTLWLSTNKGLTTFSPRTRAIRSYDVSDGLQGSSFNRKACYKSADGQLFFGGLQGLNSFNPDSLPVNRLIPPVYITDFQIFNKSVRVQDEQSPLQQVISRTRDITLSYKQSVLSFEFAALNYTISANNHYAYKLEGFDQDWIDAGTKRTATYTNLDPGDYVFRVNGSNNDGVWNRNGTFVRLHIVPPFWQTWWFRCLVVVGLLGSLYVLYKWRVRTIKKQRLYLQHQVQKRTRQVTRQTQELQEQANNLRMLNGKLARQSVQEQQARLDAEKANRAKSAFLATMSHEIRTPMNGVIGMTALLEDTPLSAEQRDFTTTIRHCGESLLAIINDILDFSKIESGHLELEQQAVDLRTCIEEVLDMFAGKAAESGLDLIYQIDPQVPTQIISDGLRLRQVLVNLVGNAVKFTHQGEVVVRVHLIDRQPDQTIELGFAVSDTGIGIPAGKIDRLFKAFSQVDSSHTRQYGGTGLGLVISQRLIDLLGGHIRVESEEGKGTHFHFTLKSRVGEERRRPLVNVHPGENDGKSVLLIDDNETNRIILNAQLEQWRLQPVVASSGAQALDMLRAGLAVDLVITDRQMPYMDGLELAARIRTMAPTLPIMLLSSIGDESRKLHDDLFAAILTKPVRHQQLAQAIQDALNATRKLPQPPAAPTPVASAYSLDFANQYPLQILIAEDNLINVKLMERVLHKLGYKPAVAYNGKDVINGCPECFDLILMDVQMPEMDGLDTTRYIRQQPIRQPWIIALTANAMPEDETICLDAGMNEYIAKPPQIDVLKKALQRVSVANRPSGIAAG, encoded by the coding sequence ATGTCTGTCCGTTTTTTTTGTCTGTTTCTCGCCGGATTTCTGCTCATTCAGCGAGCTGAAGCGCAACGGCAAAACGTCCGTTTTACTTACCTGACCACCAGACAGGGCCTTTCCCAGAACAACGTAACCTGTATTTTGCAGGACAGGCAGGGTTTCATGTGGTTCGGTACCCAGGACGGTCTCAACCGATACGATGGGTACACCTTTACGCTCTACCGGTATAACCCGAAAGACTCGACGAGCCTGAGCCACAGTTATATCCGTACCCTTTTTGAAGATAGACAGGGCCGACTGTGGGTGGGCACCGACGACGGTGGCCTGAGCCTGTTCGATGCCAATACGGAAACATTTACCCATTACAGGCACCTGCCCGGCCAGGCGAACAGCCTGAGCCATAACAAGGTCATGGCCATTGCCCAGGACGCGCACGGCAGCCTGTGGGTGGGTACGGCCGGGGGAGGACTCGACCGGTTCGATCCCCGGCAGAAGACGTTCACGCATGTCAGCTACCGGCCGGGTAATCCCGCCAGCCTGAGCAGCAACCTGGTGAGCACACTCTGTATCGACCGCAGCGGAGTGATCTGGGTGGGTACGTCGGATGCGGGGCTGAACCGGTACGACCCGAAAACGAATACCGTTCGCTCGTACCAGCACCGCCCTGCCGATGCCCGCTCGTTGAGTCATAACCACGTAAACACCTGCTACGTAGATGCACGGGGTCAGCTATGGGTAGGTACAGAAGGGGGTGGCCTAGACCGGTTCGATCCCGCGACGGAAACGTTTACCCATTACCGAAAATCGGGGGGGCAGACCAGCCCGCTGACCAATGATGATGTCATTGCGCTGGCCGAGGACAAACACCACAACCTGTGGGTGGGTACCCGAAACGGGGGCATTACGGTCCTGCGTATAGATGACACAGTTACGCAGTATACCCACCAGGAAGCCGACAGCCGGGGTCTCAACAATAGCTCCATTTACAGTATCTACCAGGACCGGACGGGGACCATGTGGGTCGGTACCTATTCGGGCGGGGTCAACAAGCTCGACTCAGCCCCCCAGAAATTCAAACTGTATCAGCATACCCGGACAAACATCAATAAACTGACCAACAATAATATCCTCGCCGTTCGGGAAGACAGGGCGGGTAATTTGTGGCTCGGTACCGACGGGGGCGGTCTCAACGTACTGAAACAGGGGGAGTCGGTCTTCAGCGCCTACCAGCACGAACCCGGTTCTGCGACCGGTATCGGCAGTAACTACGTACTGACGGTGTATGAAGATCGGCAGGGGCGAATCTGGACCGGGAGTTACAAGGGCGGGCTTAGCCTGTTTGACCCGGCCCGTGACCGGTTCAACCGCATCGCCCCGTTCAATATGGTCAGCATCAGTGTGGTGTTGCAGGCCCGGAATGGCGTCATATGGCTCGGCACCTTCGAAGAGGGACTTATTCGCTACGATCCCGTGACGGGTGCCCTTACCCGGTACCGGCCCAACCCCGGCCAGGCAGGGGCCCTGAACAACCTGATCATTCTGGCATTGCACGAAGATCGGTCAGGAAATGTGTGGATCGGGACGGAGGGCGGGGGGATCAACGTGTTCCATCCGGACCGGAATACGTTTACGGCTTACCTGCACGACGGGAAGAACCCCCGGAGCCTGAGCAATAATATTGTGAATGCATTCTGCGAAACGGCCGACGGCCGGCTCTGGATCGGGACCAATGGCGGGCTGAACCGGTATGACCCCCGAACCAACTCGTTCGCTACGTACCGCCAGCAGGATGGGCTGCCCAACGAAGTAATTCAGGGCATACTGGAAGATAACCACGGAACCCTGTGGCTCAGCACGAACAAAGGGCTGACTACGTTTTCACCCCGTACCCGCGCCATCCGCAGCTACGACGTGAGTGATGGCCTGCAGGGAAGTTCGTTTAACCGGAAAGCCTGCTACAAAAGCGCCGACGGTCAGCTGTTCTTCGGGGGGCTGCAGGGCCTGAACAGCTTCAATCCCGACAGCCTGCCGGTCAACCGGCTTATTCCCCCCGTATACATTACCGACTTTCAGATCTTCAATAAATCGGTTCGGGTGCAGGATGAGCAGTCACCCCTCCAGCAAGTCATCAGCCGCACCCGCGACATCACGCTGTCCTACAAACAGTCGGTGCTTTCATTCGAATTTGCCGCGCTCAACTATACTATCTCTGCCAACAATCACTACGCGTATAAACTCGAAGGCTTCGACCAGGACTGGATCGACGCGGGAACCAAACGAACTGCTACGTATACCAACCTGGACCCCGGCGACTACGTATTTCGGGTGAACGGGTCGAACAACGACGGCGTGTGGAACCGGAACGGAACCTTCGTGCGGCTTCATATCGTGCCGCCCTTCTGGCAAACGTGGTGGTTCCGGTGTCTGGTAGTGGTCGGGCTGCTGGGTAGCCTGTATGTCCTGTACAAGTGGCGCGTGCGAACCATTAAAAAGCAGCGGCTTTACCTGCAGCACCAGGTGCAGAAACGAACCCGCCAGGTTACCCGGCAAACGCAGGAACTTCAGGAGCAGGCCAACAACCTGCGGATGCTGAACGGCAAGCTGGCCCGGCAGTCGGTTCAGGAGCAGCAGGCGCGGCTGGACGCCGAAAAAGCCAACAGGGCCAAAAGTGCGTTTCTGGCTACCATGAGCCACGAGATCCGCACGCCCATGAACGGCGTTATCGGCATGACAGCGCTGCTGGAAGATACCCCGCTCTCCGCCGAGCAGCGGGACTTCACGACAACCATCCGCCACTGTGGCGAAAGTTTACTGGCCATCATCAACGACATACTCGATTTTTCGAAGATCGAATCTGGCCATCTGGAACTCGAACAGCAGGCTGTCGATTTGCGTACCTGTATCGAGGAAGTGCTGGATATGTTCGCGGGCAAGGCGGCCGAGTCGGGCCTGGACCTGATCTACCAGATCGACCCGCAGGTTCCCACCCAGATCATCAGCGATGGGCTGCGCCTGCGGCAGGTGCTGGTCAACCTGGTGGGCAACGCCGTTAAGTTTACCCACCAGGGCGAGGTTGTTGTGCGCGTTCACCTGATCGACCGGCAGCCTGACCAGACGATTGAACTGGGTTTTGCGGTCAGCGATACGGGTATTGGTATTCCCGCCGGCAAGATCGACCGGCTGTTCAAAGCCTTTTCGCAGGTCGATTCGTCCCACACCCGCCAGTACGGTGGAACCGGTCTGGGACTGGTGATCAGCCAGCGGCTCATTGACCTGCTGGGCGGCCACATCCGGGTGGAGAGCGAGGAAGGAAAAGGTACCCACTTTCATTTTACGCTGAAAAGCCGGGTCGGCGAGGAGCGCAGGCGGCCGTTGGTCAATGTCCATCCCGGCGAAAATGACGGGAAGTCGGTGCTGCTGATCGACGACAACGAAACGAACCGGATCATCCTGAACGCGCAGCTGGAGCAGTGGCGGCTGCAGCCCGTGGTTGCCAGCTCGGGTGCTCAGGCGCTGGATATGTTGCGGGCCGGCCTCGCCGTCGATCTGGTGATTACCGACCGGCAAATGCCCTACATGGATGGCCTCGAACTGGCTGCCCGGATCAGAACCATGGCCCCGACGCTGCCCATCATGCTGCTCAGCTCCATCGGCGACGAAAGCCGGAAACTGCATGACGATCTGTTTGCGGCCATTCTGACCAAACCCGTTCGCCACCAGCAGCTGGCCCAGGCGATTCAGGATGCGCTGAACGCTACGCGGAAGCTACCCCAGCCCCCGGCGGCTCCCACTCCGGTGGCGTCGGCCTATTCTCTGGATTTTGCCAATCAGTACCCGCTGCAGATTCTGATTGCCGAAGACAACCTGATCAACGTCAAGCTGATGGAGCGCGTGCTGCACAAGCTGGGCTACAAGCCCGCCGTAGCCTACAACGGTAAAGACGTGATCAACGGCTGTCCCGAATGCTTCGACCTGATCCTGATGGATGTGCAGATGCCCGAAATGGACGGGCTGGACACCACACGCTACATCCGGCAGCAGCCCATCCGGCAACCCTGGATCATTGCCCTGACGGCCAATGCCATGCCGGAGGATGAAACGATTTGTCTGGATGCGGGCATGAACGAGTACATCGCGAAACCGCCCCAGATCGACGTATTGAAGAAAGCGCTGCAGCGGGTAAGCGTTGCAAACCGCCCATCGGGCATTGCTGCCGGGTAG
- a CDS encoding S1C family serine protease: MKTNFITFADTASQSAGGSEQDAALLDAYSSTVVTVAQRVSPSVVQIKVQTKPASRPGSGRGRAQPGRDENSGGSGSGFLISTDGYIITNNHVVANATHITVTLAARGDEPSRDYEATLIGRDPATDIAVIKIYADGLKAIRFADSKQVQVGQIAIAIGNPYGFQYSLTAGVVSALGRTLRSESGRLIDDVIQTDASLNPGNSGGPLVNSHGHVIGVNTAVILPAQGLCFAVSSNLTALVAGQLIMQGRVRRGYLGIAGQLINLTERIRLYNQLPAKTGVVVSHVEVDGVAENSQLQPGDIIVRFGQQSVATMDDLHRLLTDATIGQSISLTVLRNNRPVSVTVIPGELPG; encoded by the coding sequence ATGAAAACGAATTTCATCACCTTCGCCGATACCGCTTCCCAGTCAGCGGGGGGCAGCGAGCAGGATGCGGCCTTGCTCGATGCGTATTCCAGTACGGTAGTTACCGTAGCCCAGCGGGTCAGCCCATCCGTCGTTCAGATCAAGGTGCAGACCAAACCCGCCAGCCGGCCCGGCTCCGGGCGGGGGCGCGCGCAACCCGGTCGCGATGAGAACAGTGGGGGGTCGGGGTCGGGCTTCCTTATCTCGACCGATGGCTATATCATCACCAACAACCACGTAGTTGCCAACGCCACCCACATTACCGTGACCCTGGCCGCGCGCGGTGACGAACCCAGCCGCGACTACGAAGCCACTCTCATTGGCCGCGACCCCGCCACCGACATTGCCGTTATCAAGATTTACGCCGACGGGCTGAAAGCGATCCGCTTTGCCGACTCGAAGCAAGTCCAGGTGGGCCAGATTGCCATTGCGATCGGGAATCCCTACGGGTTCCAGTATTCGCTCACGGCGGGAGTGGTCAGCGCCCTGGGCCGAACACTACGGTCCGAATCGGGGCGGCTCATCGACGATGTGATCCAGACCGATGCGTCGCTGAATCCGGGCAACTCAGGGGGCCCACTGGTCAACAGCCACGGCCACGTCATTGGCGTTAACACGGCCGTGATCCTGCCGGCTCAGGGACTTTGTTTTGCGGTTTCGTCCAACTTAACTGCGCTGGTGGCAGGGCAGCTCATCATGCAGGGACGCGTTCGCCGGGGCTACCTAGGCATTGCCGGTCAGCTCATCAACCTCACCGAGCGCATCCGGCTTTACAACCAGCTCCCGGCGAAAACGGGGGTCGTTGTCTCGCACGTGGAAGTCGACGGGGTAGCCGAAAACAGCCAGCTCCAGCCGGGCGACATCATCGTTCGTTTTGGCCAGCAGTCCGTAGCTACCATGGACGACCTGCACCGGCTGCTCACAGACGCCACGATCGGGCAGTCCATCTCCCTGACCGTTTTGCGAAATAACCGACCGGTCAGCGTCACCGTAATACCCGGCGAGTTACCAGGCTGA
- a CDS encoding ATP-binding protein, whose amino-acid sequence MFYTHKAYYALIGFFFFFCSSVFGQNQKLADSLTAVYNSNTLQGTPKLELLRALAFNEVTDLPRSLQYAEELIHLSLQEGDYAFLHSGYLQKGNKKRLLGDLDEALEAYIKSAEAAKKAGYTRGEGTAYMSIGDLYSLSDNHTNAMVYYDKAIAILRNANDPVLLGSTLLNAGDEFLTHKNYKAALQYFNESGQIFDKANYRIGKAYNLGNIGMVYANTGKNTLAEKNINDAIRILEELRDFYPISVYLLSMADIYLGKGDKPMALTYASKSLTLARQYGLKQQISAASLKLSEIYEKAGNAGQAYSHYKEHIRYRDSVNNVKAVQKMADLRTNYELSQKQIEVDLLNREKRSQRIQLISLFIILGLAAVIVSLLYWYNTVLKRQKKEINQKSGELEQSLADLHTTQSQLIHKEKMASLGELTAGIAHEIQNPLNFVTNFSDLSIELIGELKEETQARRIDDVLAIADDLTQNLQRISYHGGRAAAIVRGMVEHSRSTKGEKRAINLNALANEYMKIAYQGQRSNDKDFTCELRTEFDTSLEPLEVVPQEIGRVLLNLYNNAFYTLRERLRLGQADYQPTLTVMSRKVDKGLELVVEDNGMGIPEAVQGKIFQPFFTTKSTGEGTGLGLSLSYDIVTKTHGGTLSMTSQAGVGSRFVVWLPVRP is encoded by the coding sequence ATGTTCTATACCCACAAAGCCTATTATGCACTAATAGGCTTTTTTTTCTTTTTCTGCAGTTCCGTTTTTGGTCAGAATCAAAAACTGGCCGATAGCCTGACGGCTGTTTATAATAGCAATACGCTGCAGGGAACCCCAAAACTGGAACTGCTCCGGGCACTGGCCTTCAATGAAGTAACCGATTTACCCCGCTCGCTCCAGTACGCGGAAGAACTGATTCACCTGTCCCTTCAGGAAGGCGACTACGCGTTTCTGCACAGTGGCTATCTCCAGAAAGGAAATAAAAAACGGCTGCTCGGCGACCTGGATGAAGCCCTGGAAGCGTACATCAAAAGCGCCGAAGCGGCCAAAAAGGCGGGTTACACGCGGGGGGAAGGAACGGCCTACATGTCGATCGGCGATCTGTATTCCCTCTCGGACAACCACACGAATGCCATGGTATATTACGATAAAGCCATTGCCATTCTCCGGAACGCCAACGATCCAGTGCTGCTGGGATCAACGCTGCTGAACGCAGGCGACGAATTTCTTACCCACAAGAATTACAAAGCGGCACTGCAGTATTTCAACGAGTCGGGCCAGATATTCGACAAGGCAAACTACCGCATCGGGAAAGCCTATAACCTCGGTAATATCGGCATGGTGTATGCCAATACGGGCAAGAATACCCTGGCCGAAAAAAACATCAATGACGCCATCCGAATACTGGAAGAACTGAGAGACTTCTACCCCATTTCGGTTTATCTGCTTTCCATGGCCGACATTTACCTCGGCAAAGGCGACAAACCCATGGCCCTGACTTATGCCTCGAAAAGCCTGACACTCGCCCGCCAATATGGGCTGAAGCAACAAATCAGCGCGGCTAGTTTAAAGCTGTCCGAGATCTACGAAAAAGCCGGTAATGCTGGTCAGGCATACAGCCACTACAAGGAACATATTCGCTACCGAGACAGCGTCAATAATGTCAAAGCCGTCCAGAAAATGGCCGACCTTCGTACCAACTACGAGCTTTCCCAGAAACAGATTGAAGTAGATCTGCTCAACCGGGAAAAACGCAGCCAGCGCATCCAGCTCATCTCGCTTTTTATCATTCTGGGCCTGGCAGCGGTTATCGTTTCCCTGCTTTACTGGTATAACACCGTATTGAAAAGGCAGAAAAAAGAGATCAACCAGAAAAGCGGAGAACTGGAACAATCACTCGCCGACCTGCATACCACCCAGAGTCAGCTGATCCATAAAGAAAAAATGGCCAGCCTCGGCGAGCTTACTGCCGGTATTGCCCACGAAATCCAGAATCCCCTCAACTTCGTCACTAACTTCTCCGACTTATCCATCGAGTTGATCGGGGAACTGAAGGAGGAAACCCAGGCGAGACGGATCGACGACGTACTGGCCATTGCCGACGACCTTACGCAAAACCTCCAGCGAATCAGCTACCACGGCGGCCGGGCGGCCGCCATCGTGCGCGGGATGGTGGAACATTCGCGGAGCACCAAGGGCGAAAAACGGGCCATCAACCTCAATGCGCTGGCCAATGAGTACATGAAGATTGCCTACCAGGGGCAACGGTCCAACGACAAGGACTTCACCTGCGAACTACGTACCGAATTCGATACCAGCCTGGAGCCCCTGGAAGTTGTTCCTCAGGAGATTGGACGGGTCCTGCTGAATCTCTACAACAATGCCTTCTATACCCTGCGCGAACGGCTGCGACTCGGCCAGGCCGACTACCAGCCCACCCTCACGGTGATGAGCCGGAAAGTTGATAAGGGATTGGAACTCGTCGTCGAAGACAACGGCATGGGTATTCCCGAAGCGGTGCAGGGAAAGATTTTTCAGCCCTTTTTCACCACAAAATCGACGGGCGAGGGTACGGGGCTGGGCTTATCGCTCAGTTACGACATCGTTACCAAAACCCACGGCGGTACGCTCTCGATGACAAGCCAGGCAGGCGTCGGGAGTAGGTTTGTCGTTTGGCTACCCGTCCGGCCCTGA
- a CDS encoding FAD-binding protein, with protein sequence MATTREKAIGTWDTYHFTGPFPTKVLLDTRADGAIADPVARYNDCTHEIQQLLRNCLDRQERFRAFGSKWSLSNIAHQRDQLLYTGRLNGRMAIQPDDLHPSTTYDAVNLFFFQCGITIKEISEFLLKRGKSLKACGASNGQTIAGAISTGVHGAAIDAGAIQDAVVGLQLIVGPDPADVIYLERASRSALHDEFATRINARVVRNDALFRAALVSLGAFGVIHGVVIEAEDVYLLKRYVRKINRADALQLATTLDFAHARFKLPEETEADGTGKRPYHYKLYINPYTDEDFVTEIIYKKPYRTDYPNPVPLVQKAIFKDIPTWISQFAARCNGSIPAIIRALSREVFPTVDEDIEGTLGEIFWDTSQASAAFSCGFGIGIRNAERALDLYIGLMKTKGPIPGILSMRFVKASEATLAFTRFPVTCVLEIDGVPWPDHPRMITLDAFLTEVIKSFKANAIEFTLHWGKHAPWSFLNLVDTMYGQADEQWKDMRSVLLTKQMADVFSNDFLTTVRLADYRTRIPDELVALKADIAGNHG encoded by the coding sequence ATGGCAACTACCCGAGAAAAAGCGATTGGGACGTGGGATACCTATCACTTCACGGGTCCTTTCCCCACCAAAGTCCTGCTGGACACCCGCGCCGACGGGGCTATCGCCGATCCCGTTGCCCGGTACAACGATTGCACCCACGAAATCCAGCAGCTGCTCCGCAACTGCCTCGACAGGCAGGAACGGTTTCGGGCGTTCGGTAGCAAGTGGTCGCTCTCCAACATTGCCCACCAGCGCGACCAGCTGCTGTACACGGGGCGGCTCAACGGCCGGATGGCTATCCAGCCGGACGACCTGCACCCATCGACAACCTACGACGCGGTCAATCTTTTCTTTTTCCAGTGCGGAATCACCATCAAGGAAATCTCCGAATTCCTGCTGAAGCGGGGTAAATCGTTAAAAGCCTGTGGCGCCAGCAACGGGCAAACCATTGCCGGGGCTATCTCGACCGGTGTGCACGGGGCCGCTATCGACGCGGGGGCTATTCAGGATGCGGTGGTCGGGCTGCAACTGATCGTTGGGCCCGATCCTGCCGATGTTATTTATCTGGAACGGGCCTCCCGGTCCGCCCTGCACGATGAGTTTGCAACACGAATCAACGCCCGGGTGGTGCGCAACGACGCGCTGTTCAGGGCTGCGTTAGTCAGTTTAGGCGCTTTCGGCGTGATCCACGGTGTCGTGATCGAAGCGGAGGATGTGTACCTGCTGAAACGCTACGTTCGAAAAATCAACCGGGCCGACGCGCTCCAGCTCGCTACCACGCTGGACTTTGCCCACGCCCGGTTCAAACTACCCGAAGAAACCGAAGCAGACGGAACGGGGAAGCGGCCCTACCATTACAAACTGTACATCAACCCCTATACCGACGAAGATTTCGTTACAGAAATCATTTACAAAAAGCCCTACCGCACCGATTACCCCAATCCCGTTCCGCTCGTTCAGAAAGCCATTTTCAAGGATATTCCCACCTGGATCTCCCAGTTCGCGGCCCGCTGTAACGGGTCCATTCCGGCCATTATCAGGGCGCTGAGCCGGGAGGTATTTCCCACTGTCGATGAAGATATCGAGGGTACGCTGGGCGAAATTTTCTGGGATACGTCGCAGGCCAGCGCGGCCTTCAGTTGTGGGTTTGGGATCGGGATACGGAACGCCGAACGGGCCCTCGACCTGTATATCGGGTTGATGAAAACCAAAGGCCCCATTCCCGGTATCCTGTCGATGCGGTTCGTGAAAGCGTCGGAGGCCACGCTGGCCTTCACCCGGTTTCCGGTAACCTGTGTGCTGGAAATAGACGGCGTGCCCTGGCCGGACCACCCGCGGATGATCACGCTGGACGCCTTTCTGACGGAAGTTATCAAATCGTTTAAAGCCAATGCCATTGAGTTTACCCTCCACTGGGGTAAACACGCGCCCTGGTCGTTTCTGAACCTGGTCGACACGATGTACGGCCAGGCCGACGAGCAGTGGAAAGACATGCGCAGCGTGCTTCTGACGAAACAAATGGCGGACGTGTTTTCGAATGATTTCCTGACGACCGTCCGGCTGGCCGACTACCGGACCCGGATACCCGACGAGCTAGTGGCACTGAAGGCCGACATTGCTGGCAATCATGGTTAG